The Candidatus Scalindua japonica genome has a segment encoding these proteins:
- the uvrA gene encoding excinuclease ABC subunit UvrA: MKKSIIARGIRVHNLKNIDIEIPLRKLAVITGVSGSGKSSLAFDTLYAEGQRRYVESFSAYARQFLERVDKPDLDHIEGIPPAIAIEQKNPVKNRRSTVGTATEINDYLRLLFARIGKTYCTKCGEIVQNDTIFHITECVLSLPEKTKFLVTFPLRISKKISSEMQVSALRERGIIRILADSTIIDISSISDDFDIRQHKSVAGIVDRLVVGKMIKDRLTDSLETAFRLGSGYIGILYSGSNPEESRIEAGKKRKSSKKTITNKKLKTISINNSEWIEMSFSSHFRCNSCTIEYMTPTHHMFSFNNPLGACTKCQGFGHTIEIDMDLVVPDKTKTLNEGAIGVWNSPAYRDLLVELQQAAPAHNIPLDTPFNKLTKNQIKLINKGAEDFCGISEFFNLLEEKKYKMHVRVLLSKYRCYSICSDCNGTRLNPSAHNVKINQHNIIDVCSMSIDEAYSLFEKIKLSKYEEEVGRLLLLEIKKRLGYMVKVGLEYLTLDRMTRTLSGGEAQRVNLTTSLGSSLVNTLYILDEPSIGLHPRDTKRLIDILVRLRDIGNTVVVVEHDKDMIKSADYLIDIGPGAGENGGNVVYAGDVKKIASGNGSLTGQYLKGKKQIELPSARRKTTQNYIEIIGAAENNLKKIDVRFPLNVFTCVTGVSGSGKSTLIQDTLYGALKRRMGIYPGHIGSHKDLNINGYIDEVIMVDQSPIGRTPRSNPLTYVKVFDYIRKIFASTREARLHGYTQGSFSFNVKGGRCDYCEGCGYIKVDMQFLADVYVTCDQCHGKRFRKDVLEVCYRNKNIHEVLEMTVSEAMTFFSNHSKYRLSPEMNSSLTKATSHIKKGLKYLEDTGLGYLRLGQPATTLSGGEAQRLKLATYMAKGKHEKILFIFDEPTTGLHFDDIRKLLDCFQKLINNGHSVIVIEHNLEILKCADHIIDLGPEGGKGGGYVLGYGTPEKIVKLKSSYTGKFLKEYI; encoded by the coding sequence TTGAAAAAATCCATTATTGCCCGCGGCATCAGGGTACACAACCTTAAGAATATTGATATCGAAATACCTTTACGCAAACTGGCAGTAATAACCGGTGTCAGCGGATCAGGTAAATCGAGCCTGGCATTTGATACCTTGTACGCCGAGGGACAAAGGAGATATGTTGAGTCTTTCTCTGCATATGCCCGTCAGTTCCTTGAGAGAGTAGACAAGCCTGACCTGGACCATATAGAAGGCATACCTCCCGCAATTGCAATTGAGCAGAAGAATCCGGTAAAAAACCGCAGATCTACTGTCGGGACTGCAACGGAAATAAATGATTATCTGAGACTTCTTTTCGCGCGCATCGGCAAGACATACTGTACAAAATGCGGAGAGATCGTCCAAAACGATACAATATTCCATATCACAGAGTGTGTACTATCGCTTCCGGAAAAAACTAAATTTCTGGTCACGTTTCCTCTTAGAATCAGCAAAAAAATATCAAGTGAAATGCAGGTTTCAGCGTTAAGGGAAAGGGGCATAATCAGAATCCTTGCAGATAGTACTATTATTGATATCTCTTCGATATCTGATGACTTTGATATACGTCAACATAAATCTGTCGCAGGAATAGTAGATAGATTAGTTGTGGGAAAAATGATAAAGGACCGCCTGACAGATAGCCTGGAAACTGCGTTTAGATTGGGATCAGGATATATAGGTATTCTCTATTCAGGCAGCAATCCTGAGGAAAGCAGAATAGAGGCCGGTAAAAAAAGAAAGTCCTCTAAAAAGACTATTACAAACAAGAAACTTAAAACTATATCAATAAATAATTCAGAATGGATTGAGATGTCATTCAGCAGTCACTTCCGTTGTAACAGTTGTACTATTGAATACATGACCCCAACTCACCATATGTTCTCATTTAATAACCCCCTGGGTGCATGCACGAAATGTCAGGGGTTCGGCCACACCATAGAAATAGATATGGATCTCGTAGTACCGGACAAAACAAAAACACTAAATGAAGGTGCGATAGGTGTCTGGAATTCACCGGCATATAGAGATTTACTTGTAGAGTTGCAGCAAGCGGCGCCGGCTCATAATATTCCACTTGATACACCTTTCAATAAATTAACAAAGAACCAGATAAAATTAATCAATAAAGGGGCAGAAGATTTCTGTGGTATCAGCGAATTTTTTAACCTGCTGGAGGAAAAGAAATATAAAATGCACGTCAGGGTGTTACTTAGTAAATATCGCTGCTATTCCATATGTTCTGATTGTAATGGCACCAGACTGAACCCCTCAGCACATAATGTTAAAATCAACCAACATAATATAATAGACGTGTGCAGTATGTCTATTGATGAAGCATACAGTTTATTCGAGAAAATAAAACTCTCAAAATACGAAGAAGAGGTCGGCAGGCTTTTGTTGCTGGAGATAAAGAAAAGACTGGGGTACATGGTCAAAGTCGGATTGGAATATTTGACACTGGACAGGATGACAAGAACCCTGTCAGGTGGCGAGGCACAGAGAGTCAACCTGACCACTTCACTCGGTTCATCTCTTGTTAACACATTATATATTCTGGATGAACCAAGTATTGGCCTCCACCCAAGGGACACCAAACGTCTGATAGACATACTCGTACGATTGAGGGATATAGGAAACACTGTAGTAGTAGTTGAACATGACAAAGATATGATTAAGTCTGCGGATTATCTTATAGACATCGGTCCAGGGGCCGGTGAAAATGGCGGCAACGTGGTTTATGCCGGAGATGTTAAAAAAATAGCCTCCGGAAACGGTTCGTTAACCGGACAGTACCTGAAGGGCAAAAAACAGATAGAACTACCTTCGGCAAGGAGAAAGACCACTCAAAATTATATTGAAATAATAGGTGCAGCTGAAAACAACTTGAAAAAGATTGATGTACGTTTTCCTCTCAATGTATTTACCTGTGTAACCGGTGTATCGGGCTCCGGCAAAAGCACTCTGATACAGGACACACTATACGGAGCTCTGAAAAGAAGAATGGGGATTTATCCCGGCCATATAGGCAGTCATAAGGATTTAAATATCAACGGGTACATAGATGAGGTAATCATGGTAGATCAATCACCAATCGGGAGGACTCCCAGATCAAATCCGCTTACTTATGTAAAAGTATTCGATTATATCAGGAAGATATTTGCTTCAACCAGGGAAGCGAGGCTGCATGGCTATACTCAAGGATCTTTCTCTTTTAATGTCAAAGGAGGTAGATGTGATTATTGTGAAGGCTGTGGTTACATAAAGGTAGATATGCAGTTTCTTGCTGATGTCTATGTAACCTGTGATCAGTGCCATGGTAAGCGTTTCAGAAAGGATGTTCTGGAAGTCTGTTACAGGAATAAAAATATACATGAAGTCCTGGAAATGACGGTCAGCGAGGCAATGACATTCTTTTCTAACCATAGTAAGTATAGACTATCACCGGAAATGAACAGCAGTTTAACCAAAGCGACCTCACATATCAAAAAGGGATTAAAGTACCTGGAAGACACAGGCCTGGGATACCTGAGATTGGGGCAACCTGCAACCACACTATCTGGTGGAGAAGCCCAACGATTGAAACTGGCAACTTATATGGCAAAAGGAAAACATGAAAAAATACTCTTCATCTTTGACGAACCTACAACGGGCCTGCATTTTGATGATATTAGAAAACTACTTGACTGTTTCCAGAAGCTGATCAATAACGGACATTCCGTGATTGTCATAGAGCATAACCTTGAAATTCTAAAATGTGCTGACCATATCATCGACCTTGGGCCGGAAGGCGGAAAAGGAGGAGGATATGTGTTAGGATATGGAACACCGGAAAAAATTGTTAAATTAAAAAGCTCATATACCGGAAAATTTCTGAAAGAGTATATATGA
- the nadA gene encoding quinolinate synthase NadA, which yields MSDLIIEKISELKKKNNAVILAHNYQRGEIQDVADFVGDSLGLSQQAAKTDADLIVFCGVHFMAETAALLSPDKTVIMPDEHAGCPMASMITARELKEKKKLYPNAKVVCYVNTTAAVKAESDICCTSSNAVKIVSSLPEDAEIIFVPDKSLGAYVSSCLGREMIYWEGYCPTHHRILAEQIVKMKSDHPEAEVVVHPECTPDVIALADHVASTTGILNYVQSSNSREFVIGTEIGILHRMKKENPDKTFMPVTPLSDCPNMKLNTLEKLLWSLEDFQFVVTVPEDIAVEARKAIQRMLDLS from the coding sequence GTGTCTGATCTGATTATTGAAAAGATTTCTGAGCTGAAGAAAAAAAATAATGCAGTTATTCTGGCGCACAATTACCAACGTGGCGAAATTCAGGATGTTGCAGATTTTGTAGGTGATTCCCTGGGTTTGTCTCAGCAGGCAGCCAAGACTGATGCGGACTTGATCGTATTCTGTGGCGTGCATTTTATGGCAGAGACTGCAGCCTTATTATCTCCGGATAAGACCGTTATCATGCCGGATGAACATGCAGGATGTCCAATGGCGTCAATGATCACAGCCAGGGAATTAAAAGAGAAGAAGAAACTCTACCCCAATGCGAAAGTGGTGTGTTACGTGAATACAACGGCGGCGGTTAAAGCGGAAAGCGATATATGTTGTACATCGTCAAATGCAGTGAAGATCGTCTCGTCTTTACCTGAAGATGCGGAGATAATCTTTGTTCCTGATAAGAGTCTCGGTGCGTATGTATCATCGTGCCTGGGCAGGGAGATGATCTATTGGGAGGGTTATTGTCCCACTCACCACAGGATTCTTGCGGAGCAGATAGTAAAAATGAAGTCTGATCATCCTGAGGCTGAGGTTGTTGTTCATCCTGAGTGTACTCCCGATGTGATTGCACTTGCAGATCATGTCGCAAGTACAACAGGTATCCTGAATTATGTGCAGAGCAGTAATTCCAGGGAGTTTGTCATAGGGACTGAAATAGGGATCCTGCACAGGATGAAGAAAGAAAATCCTGATAAAACATTTATGCCTGTGACGCCTTTATCGGATTGTCCAAATATGAAATTAAATACATTGGAAAAACTGTTGTGGTCCCTGGAAGATTTTCAGTTTGTGGTAACCGTACCGGAAGATATAGCGGTTGAGGCAAGAAAAGCCATTCAGAGAATGCTGGATCTGTCATAG
- a CDS encoding LON peptidase substrate-binding domain-containing protein: MLLDIFPLNTVVFPHQRLSLRIFEPRYINLIEMCHRDERPFGICLIKEGKDVGAPAIPFIIGTSVVIREFTEVAENLFYIVVQGERRFRIDYIVHEQPHIVAEIEWLDGVVPGFPGDYTRLRNIITDVVKDRCEIPEDNNELLGLLCEMIAVHSAENQKILELSNEKIVPALITLLESI, from the coding sequence ATGCTATTAGATATATTTCCACTCAATACTGTCGTTTTTCCACATCAGAGATTGTCACTACGAATATTTGAACCAAGATATATCAATTTGATAGAAATGTGCCATCGGGATGAGCGACCATTTGGTATCTGTCTGATTAAAGAGGGTAAAGATGTCGGAGCACCTGCGATACCTTTTATCATTGGGACCTCTGTGGTAATTAGAGAATTTACCGAGGTAGCTGAAAATTTATTCTACATAGTAGTACAGGGAGAAAGAAGGTTCAGAATAGATTATATAGTGCATGAGCAACCCCATATAGTAGCAGAAATAGAGTGGTTGGATGGTGTAGTTCCTGGTTTTCCCGGTGATTACACCAGATTACGTAACATAATAACTGATGTTGTTAAAGATAGATGTGAAATTCCGGAAGATAACAACGAATTATTAGGGTTATTGTGCGAAATGATAGCAGTACATTCTGCTGAAAACCAAAAAATATTAGAATTGTCCAATGAGAAAATTGTACCCGCCTTAATAACGCTTTTGGAGTCTATTTAA
- a CDS encoding response regulator, giving the protein MIRRILFVDNNSNTSREFKETLSSVCREWMVESVVNGNAAMNIMSDTQFDAVISDILIPGMDGVKLLDFVNDRYPDTVRIIHSTFTEPEIVLKSKNTVHQFLMKPCSVETMKNTIERTCILRDLLGNEILKKTIARIRTLPSLPVLYNLIVEEMHAPEPSLKKVGDLISQDISMSAKILQLVNSALFGLPQKITSPQQAVVYVGIETLKSLVLSFHVFSSLEDDADSCGFSLLKMWKHSLKTSRLAKDIARAEKSDRKAAEEAMIAGMLHDIGKLVLLKLPVRYNEVMSLVETTGCSHSEAEYTVMKTSHAELGAYLLGLWGLSGSIVETVTFHHNPSKLINNMFETQKDVSKEESSETKTEDINSNSGSIEQYTSGFATLTAVHVANALAMQENCTSETTSFPEIDMPYLKKLGLAEKLPEWVGLYKKTMQLSEAKFG; this is encoded by the coding sequence ATGATCAGAAGGATTCTGTTTGTAGACAATAATTCGAATACATCCCGTGAATTTAAGGAAACACTTAGTTCAGTCTGTCGAGAGTGGATGGTGGAGAGTGTTGTGAATGGAAATGCAGCGATGAACATCATGTCTGATACACAATTTGATGCTGTCATCTCAGACATACTGATACCAGGAATGGATGGTGTAAAATTGCTTGATTTTGTTAATGATCGTTATCCTGATACTGTGCGGATAATACATTCAACGTTTACCGAGCCGGAGATAGTTTTAAAGTCAAAAAATACAGTACACCAGTTTTTGATGAAACCTTGTAGTGTGGAGACGATGAAGAATACTATAGAACGCACATGCATACTTCGGGATTTACTGGGAAATGAAATTTTAAAAAAGACAATTGCAAGGATCCGGACTTTGCCCAGTCTTCCTGTTTTATATAATTTGATCGTTGAAGAAATGCACGCTCCGGAACCATCGCTTAAGAAGGTTGGTGACTTAATTTCACAGGATATTTCTATGTCAGCAAAAATCTTACAGCTTGTCAATTCCGCACTTTTTGGTCTTCCACAGAAAATTACCAGTCCACAACAAGCAGTGGTGTATGTGGGGATAGAGACTTTGAAATCACTTGTACTCTCTTTTCATGTTTTTTCTTCTTTAGAAGACGATGCGGACTCGTGTGGTTTCTCTCTGTTGAAAATGTGGAAGCATAGCTTGAAGACCAGCAGGCTTGCTAAGGATATTGCGCGTGCTGAAAAATCCGATAGAAAAGCAGCAGAAGAAGCTATGATAGCCGGAATGTTACATGACATAGGGAAGCTGGTATTACTGAAACTGCCCGTGAGATACAATGAGGTAATGAGTCTTGTTGAGACGACTGGTTGCAGTCATTCAGAGGCGGAGTACACGGTAATGAAAACCTCTCATGCAGAATTAGGAGCTTATCTGCTGGGGCTTTGGGGGCTTTCCGGTAGTATTGTTGAAACGGTTACATTCCACCATAATCCATCAAAGTTAATAAATAATATGTTTGAAACACAAAAAGATGTCTCTAAGGAGGAATCCTCTGAAACAAAAACTGAAGATATTAATTCAAACTCAGGATCAATAGAACAATATACATCCGGGTTCGCGACATTAACCGCAGTGCATGTGGCAAATGCTTTGGCAATGCAGGAGAATTGCACTTCTGAAACAACTTCCTTCCCTGAAATAGATATGCCATATTTAAAAAAACTCGGGTTGGCAGAAAAGTTACCGGAATGGGTAGGACTTTATAAAAAGACAATGCAGCTATCCGAGGCGAAATTCGGTTAA
- a CDS encoding MlaC/ttg2D family ABC transporter substrate-binding protein yields MKYRKIMFVVLISTLAITVKQSFLWSGEPSVLVEEVVLNESSFDEIEDIRERKIKQWELISPSLNFEVISERVMGEYWAECLHDEKREFVELFTDHLKHAYVNKVNPLLGKKIISLKEKQINNFAKVQTILLVQSGKEISTDFYLLRKNGEWKICDMVVEGVSMVNNYRSQIINTMVNASYDELLRKIKNKQDRKFYSNERGLLVSEQSTEYVE; encoded by the coding sequence ATGAAATATAGAAAAATTATGTTTGTCGTATTAATTAGTACTTTAGCAATTACGGTTAAACAATCTTTTCTGTGGTCGGGAGAGCCGAGTGTACTTGTCGAAGAGGTTGTACTTAATGAATCTTCCTTTGATGAAATAGAAGATATTCGTGAACGAAAAATAAAACAGTGGGAGTTGATTTCACCTTCTCTCAATTTTGAAGTTATATCTGAAAGAGTTATGGGTGAGTACTGGGCGGAGTGCCTCCATGATGAAAAACGTGAATTTGTGGAGTTGTTTACTGATCATCTTAAACACGCTTATGTTAATAAGGTGAACCCTCTCCTTGGTAAGAAAATTATTTCGCTCAAAGAAAAACAGATCAATAATTTTGCTAAAGTGCAAACCATTCTTCTGGTACAGTCTGGTAAAGAGATTTCAACGGATTTTTATTTACTCCGCAAAAATGGAGAATGGAAAATCTGTGATATGGTTGTAGAAGGCGTAAGCATGGTCAATAATTACCGTAGTCAGATTATTAATACCATGGTCAACGCTTCATATGATGAATTGCTGCGCAAGATAAAGAACAAGCAAGATCGGAAATTCTATTCTAATGAACGCGGCCTCCTTGTCTCTGAACAGTCAACTGAGTATGTTGAATAG